In Candidatus Goldiibacteriota bacterium, the DNA window TTTGAAGCGTAGCGGACATGCTTTGCGCCTGAGGCTATATTTTTCGCGATATAAATAACATCTGATAATACCGCGGATGCGGTGGGAAGTTCGCCCGCGCCCTTTCCGTAAAATAAGGTATCGCCTACCGCGTCGCCGCGGACAAAGATGGCGTTGTATTCGTAATTAACCGAAGCCAACAGGTTCATCTGCGGCACAAACACAGGATGCACGCGGACATTAATACCTTCTTTACAGCGCTGCGCGATGGCAAGAAGCTTCATCACATAGCCCATTTCCTGGCCGTATTTAATATCAGTGTAATCAATGCCCTTAATACCTTCAACGTGAATATCTTCATGTTTTATGCCTTTTCCAAAGCTCATCCTGGAAAGCACCGTAATTTTGTGCATTGTATCAAACCCTTCAATATCAAGGGTGGGATCAGCTTCCGCAAAACCTTTCTGCTGGGCTTCTTTTAAAGCCGCGTCAAATGACATTTTATCAACGGTCATTTTGGTCAGGATATAGTTGCAGGTGCCGTTTAAAATAGCCATTATTTTTTCTATTTTATTTGCCGCAAGGCCTTTATCAAGGCCGCGCAGTATGGGAATACCGCCGCCCACTGATGCTTCAGCCATAATTTCCGCGTCGCCTTCTTTTGAAGCCGCGCTTATTTCTTCCCAGTATTTTGAGATTAAAGCCTTGTTAGCGGTTACAACGCGTTTGCCGTTTTTTAACGCGCGGGTTACAAAATCAAGCGCCGGTTTATATCCGCCCATAAGTTCTATCACAATGTCAATTTCGGGGTTTTCTATTATGTCATTTACGTTTGTGGTAAGCATACCGGGAGCAAGTTTAACGCCCCTGTCACGCTTTATGTCAAGGTCGCAGATTTTAACCAGTTCAACTTTAATGCCGGACTTGGAGTTTATGAGCTCCGCTGAATTCTTAAACAATTTAACAACCCCGGTGCCAATGGTACCAAACCCAATAAGCCCGGCTTTAACCGTGTCTTTTGCCATGTGAACCTCTCCTGTAAATATAAACGCGTAAAACACAGAATTATAACGTTTATAAAAAACGCAAAATTCCGTTTTTCGCCTTTAAAATATACTTTTTTTAATATGTAAAATAAGTTATTTGA includes these proteins:
- a CDS encoding homoserine dehydrogenase, translated to MAKDTVKAGLIGFGTIGTGVVKLFKNSAELINSKSGIKVELVKICDLDIKRDRGVKLAPGMLTTNVNDIIENPEIDIVIELMGGYKPALDFVTRALKNGKRVVTANKALISKYWEEISAASKEGDAEIMAEASVGGGIPILRGLDKGLAANKIEKIMAILNGTCNYILTKMTVDKMSFDAALKEAQQKGFAEADPTLDIEGFDTMHKITVLSRMSFGKGIKHEDIHVEGIKGIDYTDIKYGQEMGYVMKLLAIAQRCKEGINVRVHPVFVPQMNLLASVNYEYNAIFVRGDAVGDTLFYGKGAGELPTASAVLSDVIYIAKNIASGAKHVRYASKAKAEKVKVLPIGETVNRYYIRFNVVDKAGVMGEITGVLGKHNISIASVIQKEQNQHAKVPVVFMTYAAKEADVIKALKAIDKLAIVKEKTVMYRVIE